A genomic window from Elaeis guineensis isolate ETL-2024a chromosome 3, EG11, whole genome shotgun sequence includes:
- the LOC105041820 gene encoding small ribosomal subunit protein uS3x-like — protein sequence MEYMISSGQPVNEYIDSAVRHVLLRQGVLGIKVKIVLDWDPKGKQGPAAPLPDLVTIHTPKDEEYIRLPLMMAPALEVPVA from the exons ATGGAGTACATGATTTCTTCTGGTCAGCCTGTCAACGAGTATATTGACTCAGCAGTGAGGCATGTTCTTCTTAGACAG GGTGTTCTTGGGATCAAGGTCAAGATTGTGCTGGATTGGGATCCGAAGGGGAAGCAGGGACCTGCAGCACCTCTACCAGATTTGGTTACCATTCACACGCCAAAGGATGAGGAGTACATCAGGCTTCCACTAATGATGGCCCCGGCGTTAGAGGTTCCGGTTGCCTAA